A region from the Arachis ipaensis cultivar K30076 chromosome B01, Araip1.1, whole genome shotgun sequence genome encodes:
- the LOC110269163 gene encoding uncharacterized protein LOC110269163: MEKLKGVNKAAWEYLMRFEPATWVKAFFSHGPKVDNLTNNMCEVFNSKVVKYRMKPVLTMCEEIRCYLMRRMTKHIRLLEHHSGKLAPVQEKRLQRLIKPSSRWIAEWVGDNERKRFQVSRKQTKVDVDLIKHTCSCNVWQLTGMPCIHSIAAIRKRHDQVDDYVHPWLCMESIHKTYAHCIKSVPSEEFWVTTDQLRPAPPPIKRPIGRPKVHNRNKDPAEAHIQGDKLKRSFQVTCSKCNEKGHNYKTCKGAPSNPNWKPKKKKAKKTDANTEPLEQLPLSQSAPQPEDQSQTQTESLAENSAVQEKSTNHVISQNAAATTPSAPVQIPFKPPSQQPRMGQPKTPATSSKFRPKQTIRRPRASTNSPSNPPATPPPDTTQTQSTSASVATSEETFKVAGSEAIGMNFIPTPVSKNQKN, encoded by the exons ATGGAGAAGCTGAAGGGGGTGAATAAGGCAGCATGGGAGTATCTGATGAGGTTTGAACCAGCCACTTGGGTTAAGGCTTTTTTCAGTCATGGCCCCAAGGTGGATAACCTAACTAACAACATGTGCGAGGTATTTAATTCAAAAGTCGTTAAGTACAGAATGAAGCCAGTTTTGACTATGTGTGAGGAAATTAGGTGCTACCTAATGCGGAGAATGACCAAGCATATTAGGCTATTAGAGCACCATAGTGGAAAGCTTGCACCCGTTCAGGAGAAAAGGTTGCAGAGGCTGATAAAACCCAGCAGCAGGTGGATTGCCGAATGGGTGGGAGATAACGAACGAAAGAGATTTCAAGTTAGCAGAAAGCAAACCAAAGTAGATGTGGATTTGATCAAACACACTTGTTCATGCAATGTTTGGCAACTGACCG GCATGCCATGCATTCACAGTATTGCTGCAATTAGAAAGAGGCATGACCAGGTAGATGATTATGTGCATCCCTGGTTATGTATGGAATCTATTCACAAAACATATGCACATTGCATAAAATCAGTTCCAAGTGAGGAATTTTGGGTAACCACTGACCAGCTGAGGCCTGCTCCACCACCCATCAAGCGACCTATTGGGAGGCCTAAAGTACACAATCGCAACAAGGATCCTGCTGAGGCTCATATTCAGGGTGACAAGCTTAAGAGAAGCTTTCAAGTGACATGCAGCAAGTGCAATGAGAAAGGCCACAACTACAAGACATGTAAGGGAGCACCAAGCAACCCAAACtggaaaccaaaaaagaaaaaagctaaGAAGACTGATGCAAACACAGAACCCTTGGAGCAGCTTCCCCTATCACAATCAGCCCCTCAACCAGAG GATCAAAGCCAGACACAGACTGAAAGTTTGGCTGAGAATAGTGCTGTGCAAGAGAAGTCTACA AATCATGTCATCAGCCAGAATGCTGCAGCAACAACACCATCCGCTCCAGTCCAAATTCCATTCAAGCCTCCATCCCAGCAGCCAAGAATGGGGCAACCCAAAACCCCAGCTACTTCCTCCAAATTCAGACCCAAGCAGACAATCAGAAGGCCCCGAGCAAGTACAAATTCACCTTCAAATCCACCTGCAACTCCACCCCCAGATACAACCCAGACTCAAAGCACCAGTGCCAGTGTCGCTACATCAGAGGAGACCTTCAAAGTCGCTGGCAGTGAGGCCATAGGAATGAATTTCATCCCAACTCCTGTATCTAAGAATCAGAAGAACTGA